CGCTGCCGCGACGGTGCTCGTCCGGGTCGTCATCGCCGGTCACCGGCGGATGCGGGCCGCGGTCGGGGTCGGGGCCTTCCGCGTCGAGGGCGGCGAGTTCCTCCTCGAGGCGGCGGATGCGCTCGTCCTGATCGGCGATCGAGACGTTGCGCAGGCTCCCGAGGAAGTCGGGGTTGTCGTCCGGCGCCCGGAAGGCGCTCTGGCGCTGCGCGCGGCCGCGACCCACGACGAACCACATCAGGCCGCCGATGACGGGAAGCAGCACGACGATCACGATCCACAGCGGCTTGCTGACGCCGCGGTGACGCGTGGGCGGCTGCAGGGCGCAGTCGACGATGCTGTACACCCAGAAGGCGATCAGCAACAGCGCCAGAGGCAGCAGAATGCGCACCACCCTTCCATCCTAGGCGGCGCGAACACCGCGAGATCCGAGGTCGGCTCCGCGACGCCGCGCGCGTAGGCTGGACGCATGCGTGTCCGTTCGGCCCTCGTCTACACCGTCCTTCGTCTTCTGGTGTTCGTCGTGCCGTTCGCGATCATGATGCTCTTCCAGATCATGCGCGAGTACTACTGGCTGTCGGCGATCTTCGCCGCGCTCATCGGGCTCAGCCTCTCGGTGCTCTTCCTGCGCCGCCCGCTCGACGATCTGACCGCCGGTCTCGCCGCGCGCCGGCGTGCCCGTCGCGACACCGACGAAGACGCCGAGGATGCCGCGGCCGACCAGGTCGCCTCGACGCCGTCGGAGTGAGCCCGTCGGCGGCTCCTCGAGGAGGCGCGCTCAGCCGGTGAAAGCCCAGTAGAGCAGCAGCGACAGGGCCAGCGAGGTCAGCGAGGTCAGCCCCAGCGCGACGACCAGCTCGCGCGGTGCGCGGTACGTCCAGACGATCAGCACGGCGCACGCCGCGGGGATCAGCGCGAGCATCGCCAGCCATGCCAGCGGGTAGAACACCCCGAGGATGGCGACGAGAGCGAAGGCGATGACGACGAGCGCCGTGAACAGCACCTGCGTGGCGCGCCGACCGATGCGCACGGTGAGGGTCCGCTTGCCGGCGAGGCGGTCCTGATCGATGTCGCGGAGGTTGTTCGCCAACAGCACGGCGCAGGCCAGCAGGCCGGCGATGACGCCGCCGAACCAGCTCTCCTGCGGCACGGTGCCGATCTGGACGAACGTGGTGCCCACCGTGGCGACGAGGCCGAAGAA
The DNA window shown above is from Microbacterium laevaniformans and carries:
- a CDS encoding PLD nuclease N-terminal domain-containing protein — translated: MVRILLPLALLLIAFWVYSIVDCALQPPTRHRGVSKPLWIVIVVLLPVIGGLMWFVVGRGRAQRQSAFRAPDDNPDFLGSLRNVSIADQDERIRRLEEELAALDAEGPDPDRGPHPPVTGDDDPDEHRRGSVA
- a CDS encoding DUF4229 domain-containing protein; translation: MRVRSALVYTVLRLLVFVVPFAIMMLFQIMREYYWLSAIFAALIGLSLSVLFLRRPLDDLTAGLAARRRARRDTDEDAEDAAADQVASTPSE